In the genome of Solibacillus silvestris, one region contains:
- a CDS encoding 3-hydroxyacyl-CoA dehydrogenase, with amino-acid sequence MSYKIEKVAVLGSGVMGSGIAAHLANIGIPTLLLDIAPGELTKEEEAKGLTLDSKPVKNRFAVSAMQKLLKQKPAPLSSKKNLALITPGNFDDDLEKLKDVDWIIEVIVERLDIKKGLFEKIDAVRKPGTIISSNTSGVSINAMAEGRSEDFQAHFLGTHFFNPPRYLKLLEIIPANTTKPEVVSFMQTFGEDVLGKGVVIAKDTPNFIANRIGTYGLIVTMNEMIARNYSVGEVDSVTGPLIGRPKSATFRTLDVVGLDTFAHVATNVYDQTTGEEQAVFEESPILKKMISNGWIGAKSGQGFFKKVGKEILQLNLSTFEYEPTTKLEAPSLEMAKQAKGPGGKLKVLIYANDRVGELLWNSFAPTLIYSGKLVGEIADDIVAIDNAMKWGFGWAQGPFEMWDAIGVEKSVAKMKEEGREIPEFVNGLLEKGLKTFYSEIDGDLAYYNGSEYVKVPVNEKAIDLKRYKKKHGVIKSNSGASLIDLGDGIALLEFHSKSNAIGLDIVQMINYAIDEVEKNFKGLVIGNQGKNFCVGANLAMILMEAQDDNIFELDFVIKSFQQAMRRIKYSTKPVVAAPFQMALGGGAEVCLPAAHIHASAETYMGLVEVGVGLIPGGGGNLGLYQKFIKGLPNGVDVDYQQIANKVFETIAMAKVSTSGEEARENNFLDFADGISVNPDHLIYDAKQAALALADAGYTAPVKKPVKVVGAPGYATLLLGAQGMFDSGYITEHDLKIAKKLAYVIAGGKVPYGTEVSEEYLLNLEKQAFLELVADQKSQMRMQHMLVKGKPLRN; translated from the coding sequence GTGTCTTACAAAATTGAAAAAGTAGCGGTTTTAGGTTCAGGGGTAATGGGTTCAGGGATTGCAGCACATTTGGCGAATATCGGGATTCCTACATTGTTATTAGACATCGCTCCGGGCGAATTAACAAAGGAAGAAGAAGCTAAGGGGTTAACACTAGATTCAAAACCTGTGAAAAACCGTTTTGCAGTTTCAGCAATGCAAAAATTACTAAAGCAAAAACCAGCACCACTTTCATCGAAAAAAAATCTAGCATTAATTACACCAGGTAACTTTGACGATGATTTAGAAAAGCTGAAAGATGTTGACTGGATTATTGAAGTAATTGTAGAAAGATTAGATATTAAAAAAGGCTTATTTGAAAAGATTGATGCTGTACGTAAACCAGGCACAATCATTTCATCAAATACATCAGGGGTTAGCATTAACGCAATGGCGGAAGGACGTTCAGAAGATTTCCAGGCACATTTCCTTGGAACACATTTCTTCAACCCGCCACGCTATTTAAAATTACTGGAAATCATTCCGGCTAATACAACAAAACCGGAAGTTGTGAGCTTTATGCAAACATTCGGCGAAGATGTATTAGGGAAAGGTGTTGTTATCGCAAAAGACACACCGAACTTTATCGCAAACAGAATCGGAACATACGGTTTAATCGTGACAATGAACGAAATGATTGCACGTAACTATTCAGTAGGTGAAGTAGATTCGGTAACAGGACCACTAATCGGTCGTCCAAAATCTGCGACATTCCGCACATTGGATGTTGTTGGTCTTGATACTTTTGCACATGTTGCAACAAATGTATATGACCAGACAACCGGTGAAGAACAGGCAGTATTTGAAGAATCTCCTATTTTAAAGAAAATGATCTCAAATGGTTGGATTGGCGCGAAATCGGGCCAAGGTTTCTTCAAAAAAGTAGGGAAAGAAATTCTACAATTGAATTTATCAACATTTGAATATGAACCGACTACGAAACTTGAAGCACCATCATTAGAAATGGCAAAACAAGCAAAAGGTCCAGGAGGTAAATTAAAAGTTTTAATTTATGCAAATGACCGAGTTGGGGAACTATTATGGAATTCATTTGCACCGACATTAATTTACTCAGGAAAATTAGTAGGTGAAATTGCTGATGACATCGTTGCAATTGACAATGCGATGAAATGGGGCTTCGGCTGGGCTCAAGGTCCATTTGAAATGTGGGATGCAATCGGCGTAGAAAAATCAGTCGCTAAAATGAAAGAAGAAGGCCGTGAAATTCCTGAATTCGTAAATGGATTATTAGAGAAAGGCCTGAAAACATTCTATTCAGAAATTGATGGCGATTTAGCTTACTATAACGGTTCAGAATATGTAAAAGTGCCTGTAAATGAAAAAGCGATTGACTTAAAACGTTACAAGAAAAAACATGGTGTTATTAAATCAAATTCAGGTGCAAGCCTAATTGATTTAGGGGATGGAATCGCATTACTTGAATTCCACTCAAAATCAAATGCAATCGGTTTAGACATTGTACAAATGATCAACTATGCCATTGATGAAGTTGAGAAAAACTTTAAAGGCCTTGTAATCGGGAACCAAGGTAAAAACTTCTGTGTAGGTGCCAACCTTGCGATGATTTTAATGGAAGCACAAGATGATAATATTTTTGAATTGGACTTTGTTATTAAGTCATTCCAGCAAGCAATGCGCCGTATTAAATATTCAACAAAACCGGTTGTTGCGGCACCTTTCCAAATGGCATTAGGTGGCGGAGCGGAAGTATGTTTACCGGCTGCACACATTCATGCATCAGCTGAAACGTATATGGGTCTTGTAGAAGTAGGCGTTGGATTAATCCCAGGTGGCGGCGGTAACTTAGGTCTTTACCAAAAGTTCATTAAAGGCTTGCCAAATGGCGTGGATGTAGACTATCAGCAAATCGCAAATAAAGTATTCGAAACAATTGCAATGGCAAAAGTTTCGACTTCTGGTGAAGAAGCACGTGAAAATAATTTCCTGGACTTTGCGGATGGTATTTCCGTAAATCCGGATCACTTAATCTATGATGCAAAACAAGCAGCACTTGCACTTGCGGATGCAGGCTATACAGCACCAGTGAAAAAACCGGTGAAAGTAGTAGGGGCACCAGGTTATGCAACATTGTTATTAGGGGCTCAAGGAATGTTCGATTCAGGCTATATTACAGAGCATGATCTGAAAATCGCGAAAAAACTTGCATATGTAATCGCAGGCGGAAAAGTACCATACGGAACAGAAGTTTCAGAAGAGTACTTATTAAACCTGGAAAAACAAGCATTCCTAGAACTGGTTGCAGACCAGAAATCACAAATGCGTATGCAGCACATGCTTGTAAAAGGAAAGCCGTTACGTAACTAA
- a CDS encoding thiol reductase thioredoxin, protein MQEITTIEQFTELTSKEKPVIVKFFAGWCPDCTRMDMFIDPIIEEYNQYDWYSINRDNFPDLAEKYQVMGIPSLLIFKNGEKLAHLHSANAKSPAQVEEFLNAQA, encoded by the coding sequence ATGCAAGAAATTACAACAATTGAACAATTCACAGAACTAACAAGCAAGGAAAAACCAGTAATCGTAAAATTCTTCGCTGGCTGGTGCCCGGACTGCACACGTATGGATATGTTTATCGATCCAATTATTGAAGAGTACAATCAATATGACTGGTATTCAATCAACCGTGATAACTTCCCGGATTTAGCGGAGAAATATCAAGTAATGGGGATTCCATCATTACTAATCTTCAAAAATGGTGAAAAATTAGCACACTTACATAGCGCTAATGCAAAATCACCTGCACAAGTAGAAGAATTCTTAAACGCACAAGCATAA
- a CDS encoding acetyl-CoA acetyltransferase (Catalyzes the synthesis of acetoacetyl coenzyme A from two molecules of acetyl coenzyme A. It can also act as a thiolase, catalyzing the reverse reaction and generating two-carbon units from the four-carbon product of fatty acid oxidation), with protein MREAVIVAGARTPIGRAKKGSLANTRPDDFGAVVVKEALKRAGYEGPVDDLIMGCAMPEAEQGMNVARLVGALAGLPDETPALTVNRFCSSGLQTIAYAAERIMLGHAKAIVAGGTESMSMIPMTGNTVRLNPKIAEEAPQYYIGMGHTAEEVANRYNVTREEQDAFAVRSHELAEKAIKEGKFKDEIVPVEVTEYYVDENNQLKEKVTIFDTDEGVRPGTSVETLAKLRPAFNVKGSVTAGNASQTSDGAAAVLVMDREEAEKQGMQPLAKFLGFAVGGVPPEVMGIGPIVAVPKALEIAGITQDQVDLWEINEAFASQSIQVVRELGIDMEKVNVNGGAIALGHPLGATGAILTVKLINELKRRGGKYGVVTMCIGGGMGAAGVFEVL; from the coding sequence ATGCGTGAAGCCGTTATCGTTGCAGGAGCACGAACACCAATCGGGCGTGCGAAAAAAGGATCACTTGCGAACACTCGTCCAGATGATTTTGGTGCAGTAGTAGTAAAAGAAGCATTAAAACGTGCGGGCTATGAAGGTCCAGTTGATGATTTAATTATGGGATGTGCAATGCCAGAAGCAGAACAAGGGATGAATGTTGCCCGCTTAGTTGGGGCATTGGCAGGGTTGCCGGATGAAACACCAGCATTAACAGTTAACCGTTTCTGTTCATCAGGGCTACAAACAATTGCCTATGCAGCAGAGCGTATTATGCTTGGCCATGCAAAAGCAATCGTTGCAGGTGGTACAGAGTCGATGAGTATGATTCCGATGACTGGTAATACAGTTCGTCTAAACCCAAAAATTGCTGAAGAAGCACCACAATACTATATCGGTATGGGTCACACAGCTGAAGAAGTAGCGAATCGTTACAATGTGACACGTGAAGAGCAGGATGCTTTTGCAGTACGTTCGCATGAATTGGCTGAAAAAGCAATTAAAGAAGGTAAATTCAAAGACGAAATCGTTCCAGTTGAAGTGACGGAGTATTATGTCGATGAAAACAATCAGTTAAAAGAAAAAGTTACAATTTTTGATACAGATGAAGGGGTTCGTCCAGGTACATCGGTAGAAACGTTGGCAAAATTACGTCCAGCATTCAACGTAAAAGGATCTGTAACAGCAGGGAATGCTTCTCAAACTTCTGACGGTGCAGCAGCAGTACTTGTAATGGACCGTGAAGAAGCGGAGAAACAAGGTATGCAGCCACTGGCAAAATTCTTAGGATTTGCTGTCGGAGGAGTTCCACCTGAAGTAATGGGTATCGGACCAATCGTTGCGGTACCGAAAGCACTTGAAATTGCAGGAATTACACAAGATCAAGTTGACCTGTGGGAAATTAACGAAGCATTCGCATCACAATCAATTCAAGTAGTTCGTGAGCTTGGCATTGATATGGAAAAAGTGAATGTTAACGGGGGGGCAATCGCATTAGGCCATCCACTTGGTGCAACAGGTGCGATTCTTACAGTGAAGTTAATCAATGAATTAAAACGCCGCGGCGGTAAATACGGTGTCGTAACAATGTGTATCGGCGGCGGAATGGGCGCAGCAGGGGTATTTGAAGTTCTTTAA